The DNA window TTGCATGTCCAATGAAGACTGTGTActtacagaggaagaaaaccctCTGGCTTACTAGCTACTTGTCCAGATAAGACTAAGCACCCTTGCCTTAAAACACAGCAGTGCACTGGCAGGTTGTTTCACACTCTCAAAAAATCTAGCATAGCCTGATTCCTTTCACTCTTCCCTTTACCATCTGTTCTTACAGTGATATTTGAAAACCCTGTGCACTGGAATCATTCAAGCCTTGTTTTCTGCTCATCTCTAATTAGAAATACATCCTCACAGCTAACAAGCAGCACCCCTATTTTAAATATCACCCTTCccccacagcagagctgggagaacCAGATGAAGCTCTCAGATGTTTTGCCATCACCCTGGGCAAATTCCCAATTTATTGAAAAGCCACCactttggttaaaaaaaaaaaagaaaaagaaaaaaaaagaagaaaaaacatggaCACCTTGataaaatctttcatttcaaaaggtAGCTTCTTGCAGGAGTTTAGGATCTCTGCAGTCTCTGCCTTCACTTCAATATCCCCTGTTGGCATTTTCTGGagcaaaaaggcaagaaaaaaatcaattcaaaACTTAGGAAAAACAATTGGACAAAGGTATTTCACAGATGGTTGGGGGAAATAAGAAACCCATGTGATTATCCAACCTGCCTTCAACAGAGTATAACTCAGAGAACTTCTCTCAAGGACAGATTTCTCCTAGATTTCCcttctgttcagaaaaacaTAAGTCACCTCACCAAAGATGGCATGCTCTATCCCAGTACCATACTGATCTCTACCAGAAATATAATTACTTCTCCTTTGCCTTCTCCTTGAAGGACGTGCTGAGCACAAACAGTCAGGCACAGACCCTTCGAGGGCACATGCATTTGGACCAAATACTAGTTCCATTAGCTTCAATGAAACCACACAGTATACATTGCAGTGTGCATTAGCAGCATCACCATCAGTCCTTAGTACAAGTCAAAAAAGGCAACTTGTGAGGAATTTCTCAGAACTTCCAGTTCTGAACACCAGTTCTCAGaactagttttctttttcttggattCCAAGGCAGAACAGACAGCTTCCCCCCCTTTGCACTGTGCCACATCAATGTTCATTTGATCCTACAGAACTCTGTTTACCAGGGGGAAGTATACACAACACTCCAACAAAATGCTAAatgattaaaagaaataaaagcattgcCTGACGTCTGCATTCTTTATGGACATCTATAACTGATCACAGCAAAAAGGTTATGGTCATAAATACACATTATCTTTTTAGGCCTGCCAGTGATGGGATCCGTACAACCCTGGCAGATTAATCTATGGCTGATTACAATGAGAGCTGAGGAATGCAtaacatttaaacatttttcaacCTCTCTTTCCTATAtaatgagaaaagcaaaatctaTTCTGAGTGAAAAATAAGTCATCACATGCTGTGGAACTTGTGATGACAATACTTatcttcaagaaaaaacaaattctcAGCCACACTTTGAAAGTCTGAAAAAACTAGCCATTATCCTTTCAAAGGGCTGAAGTACAATTTAATTCGTGGGTGTCTAATGTGCTTTCACGTTCTCCTAATTTACATGTCATAGCAGCTATTTCACCTCACATTTTCTGAGGATAGTCTGCCACAAACCCAGAACCCATGGGAACGCTATGACACAAAACCCACCATAATTCTACTATCCAGTGCTCCTTTCCACAAGGAATAAAACCCTTGAGAGATCCCAACATCCTCACCGGATTCTCCTGCCCTGGGGGGCGAGGGGACACAATTCCAGTCACTCGCACAACAGACTCCATTGGGGCATCAGACAAGAGCTTCTTCACATGGGAATGTGCCTGCAAGATGACAACCTGTCACAGAAATTCAAAGAACAGGACAAACACACCATGCTCAAGCGCCTCATTTCTTAATGGCCCATTTGAATCTGGGATCACTCCTCATAAGCCAGAGGAAACAGCATTAATATTTCTGTTGCAGTGTCAGATCAGAGCTCTCATAAAGTTTAAATCTACTTGTGAGTCAGAGCACTCAGTACTTCATTCTGCTCTCCATGTCTGCTGGACCCATGctaccaaaggaaaaataaaaatattagagaCTCATATTTTGGTAGCACTTACCTCATCCTGTGGAATGATGATCTGGGTCAGTCCTTGGAAATCcctcaaaaccagaaacaggCCTTGTCTGATCCAtgaaaaacataaaaggaaaaccagTTCTTTCAAGAATTCAGCAGCCTTCTGCTTTTTAAGCCAAGGACATGGCAACTAGCTACTTTCTGTACCTTTTGATTAACCTCAAAGGACTTCCAAGTAATGTATGCACAGATAATTTTCCCTCATCTGAATCTAATCTAAACaatttgtttcagattttgCCCAGCCATTGACTAATAATGTGCAAATAACCAGGAGAGGCAGGATTTTACATCAACCCGTGTGGAGCAGGGATTCTGAACTCGAGCAATTTCCTGCTGGGAAACATTGTTCAGATAAACACGTTTAGATGGGCAATAAAACTAAAGTTcacatggattaaaaaaaaatccaaacacaaaATAAGGAGAATGCTGGTCCTATAAAAAGTTTCACATGAGCAATCCACACTCCTAGATCCAGAATCATAAATTTTGATCTCTTCAACTGCAGTAGAGGCTGCTACCATTGTACTTATTCCATCAAGAAGCTATCAAATGGAACACGCTCTGGCTGCCTTTAAAAGCAAGAGCACAACAATCTCATTGCAATAATCTTGTTTCCTGGAACTCCACCTATAACTGTTCAAAGATGAGATGCTCAGGAtctccaaaaaaccaaaaacaaacaaacaaacaaacaaaatcaatgTAGACCATTCACTACAGAACAATGCTGGATAAAAACTAGGCTCTCTGGActgtaaaatgcaaaatgtgaCTTTtgatagaaattaatttcatcaaAGCCATTTTACATACCCAAGATCAGAGTATTTTGGAGCACCGTCCATGCTGTATATAGACATGCTTTTCACCCTACATTTACAAGATGCACAACTCCATTGGGAGTGATTATATCATGCCACCTATAGCAAACTCTTGGAATTAACATTTCATCCTCTGCTTACTACCTTTtcttagtatttatttttaagcaaagcttgcattttttaaaatagcatcatTGGATGCTGtagttgaaaagaaaaacaccattgTTTGCTTAAAATTTAAGAACACTATATAAAAGAAATTGTTTGCTCACAGCTGTTAGAATTGCTATATATATGCTATTATTTGTGTTCTCTCCTATACAACAAGGGTGATAATATTTTAACTGCTTTACAGTATTGTAATGAGGATCAATTAACATCTGTatgaaactgaaatttttaataCTGGTCTGGCACGGTTCTCAGCTGTTTTACTCACTTCAGAAGTGACTACTGCAGGATATGAAAAGATAACTTGAAGCATAAAAAAAGTGTCTTAATCCAGGCATACATTGGATCTAGCAAATAAGCATCTCCATTTCACCTTGACTTGCATCTACCTTTGATACTGAATCCAGCCATACAGTGTGACCTCTTGTCCAACGTGAGCAGAACGTAGCTCTCCACAAGTATTGGTCCGAGTGACAAAGCTATTGAAGTCTtgaataaaaatagtaaattaTTTTGTGGCTTTTGCACACAGGCGAGACAAAATAGAGTTGCTCCCCCAACACCAACATAATTTATACATATACGAAGAAATTACTCCTTATATCCCCAATATGACTGCTGTAAGACATAAGAACATAAATATGACATGAAATTATTCTAAACAAGTTCTTAAGAGGAATTATTTCTATGTGTCAGTCAAACTTTCATACAGAAATCCAAACACAGTCTTGCTGCAAACTGTTCCCCTGCAAATTTCAGGGGCAAGAGAAGGGAAAGCTGCAGATCAGTCCTGAGGCATGCTGACAAGTCCACACTCAAATCTCGAAGACACAGCAGAAAGGCGGCTTGACAAGCCAAGACTGAAACATGCTGACAGCCACCAAGTGGGTGTACACTGAACAGTTTCCTGCCTGCAACTACTGGTAAAAGGCCTGAACCATGACTACAGAAGATTTTCCACAGACCCCAGTATGCCCGGCATCATGACTTAgttataaaaacaaatgcacTATTTACAGAAGGTGCTAGAGTTTCAGTTTGCAAGGACAATTCTGAAGGATGCTATTACctagaatatatatatatgtgtgtgtgtgtataattGTATGAACTAGTCTCCCTTGCTGCCTTCAACAACCTGAAGGCTGTAGAGAAGAACGTTTGTTTTCACGGTAGGCATTCAGCAACCCTCGCTGAATCATGTGCTACAGAAGAAAGAGACgtaaaaaagcaaagtaaaagctcggggggggaaaaaaggaagttaGACAAATTGGTTTTGATATACTTTGATTCACAATTCACTGTGAGATGCCAAAAGTCGAATAAAAACATGGTTTAGAGAAGGCGTGTAAAAAGACCGACCCACGGAAAGCAATTTATCGTGAGTATGCCTTTAGCTTCCTCTGCATACTACCCCGACGCGAGTCCTAGGgagaaaaaacaacccagacTCAGaagaggcggcggcggggacgaGACAAGCGCTTCCTTCTCACCTGGGGCGGCCGGTGGCGGGACCGCCCGGTGCAGAGCCCGCCCGCAGGCCGGCCGGGCCAGCGCTccgggcagcagccccagcaggcgGAGAAGGGCCATTTCACCTGACTCAGAAACGAGAGGGGTCAGTCACAGACCTGCGAGTCGTTAGAAATaaaggcagagaagggaaagcGCCGGCCGCCGAGCCTCAGCCTCTCCCTCACAGGGGCAGGGGCCTACATCTCCCGGAGGAGCCTGGGGCACCAGCGGGAAGCAGAGGCCCCACAGCAAGGCCGGAAGCGGAGGGTTAGCTCGCTCACTTAGTCGCCTCAAccccgaggaggaggaagaggatagCCCACTGCCGCCTTCCTCCCGCTTCTGCCCGCCACAAAGatggcggcggggggcggcgcccTGCGCGGCGGGCCGCGGGGGCTGACGGGAAGGGTGTTCAAACGGCGCCCGGCGGGGAGCGGTGCCGCTCTCGGTTCCCGGCCCCAGCTATGGAGTCGGCGGACGGGGCGGTGTGGACGCTGCCCAGCACCAGGCGGCTGTCGCGGGGACCGCTCTTCGGGCGGGCGCACGGGAGGCTCGGCCTCAGCCCCAGCAGTCGGCTGTTCCAGCCGGCGCCGCGCTCCCTGGTAGGGCTGGGGCGGTGGAGGCCTAcctgtcccgtcccgtcccgtcccctcAGCCGGGCCGCGCACCGGCACCGGCCCTCGTCCCCCGGCCGAGGTCgctcccctctgctccccgcCTGCTGGGCGGGAATACAGTCCCTGCTCGGGGACAGAGGCCGGGCTGGGGGTCCCTTTGCAGGCCCTGAAGGGGGAACCTACTTTCGTTTGTTGCGTTCTaacatgatttctttttttaaattattttattttaggaaaatataGATCCCCAGAGAACAGCGTTCCTACTGCGTAAGCGGTGGACCTTATACAGCGTGACCCCTCTGTACGGATTCTCCAGCGCTCGCCTGAGGGATTACGCTAGGATGCTCAGTGCTTTTATTGCTGCCGAGAAGCAGAAGGGGTTGGCAGTGGAAGTAGGGGTTGAGCTGGACATCAAGGTGGCTGTCTCCAGCCTTCCAGACCTGAAAGGTAGTGACCAAGACCAGGCTGCGATTCTCGTGCAGGTAAGGAGTCTTAGCAGTTTTGATAATCATAATTGAGAATTGTATTTTATAAGTTGGTTTTGCTCTGTCTCTTaataaaaacaacccaaaactaAACCCTAGCGGTATGGAATTTAATGGAAGTGAGTTCCATCCATTTTTAACTGGAACAGAACTCAAAAGCAATGGATGTGTTTAATTGCAATGTTGAGTTCAACTCTGGTAACATCAGAGTAAGACTATAAGGAGCAATCTTCGTCTAATTTTTTAGTTCAGCAGCCAATTTACTGCAAGAACTTGGGCAGGTTATTTAGCTTCCTGGATAAAGCTGGTATAATCCTACCCCTTGGCCATAGCTAAAGTCtaattaatatttctaaaatgctttgCCTCAAGTGAAATAAGCTACTGAAATGCCAAGTTCAGTATGGCAATGGTTATAGGATGTGCCATGGATCTTACACAGCATAAACTCAGATTTCAGGACTGTTCCTAATGAGTTAAAAAGAGCTTTTCCCACTGTTTTCGACAGAACTGCCCGCACCTTTTAGGGATGTAATGGATAGACTGAATAACTGTATgagctttaaagaaaagaatgttGCATGCGAGATTCTGAGAAAAGTCTATTACCAAACACTAGAaattataaaacagaaacaaactttggctaaaaaaaaagttaaacttgCTCTGTAGCATTCAAATGCTTCTTTTCCCCATTCCAGCTTTCCTCAAGATCACCAGCTTCCCTAAAAAACTCAGAAGAGAAACTGGTATGGTCAGGCTGGTTCTGCAGTGTGATTGGAGATGCTCTTTCCCAGGATGTGCCACATGACTTCACTTGTTTACCTTTGTTTCTTGTTAACGGGGCAGAGAGTTACACTTCCATTGTTGGAAGCTGGTTTCAGAAGACTTTTGACTGCTGCTTCCGCCGTTTAGCCATCAGCCCTCTCAATCTCAGTTGGATGGCAGCTATGTGGACTGGATGCAAAGTGGACAAAACTGCATCTGCCATGGAACTTGTTTTCTCTGCCCCTTGTCTTCCCCAGCCGCTGGATATTTCATATGCCATTCATCCAGAGGATGCAAAAGCTCTGTGGGACACAGTCCAAAAAACTCCAGGAGAGATCACCCAAGAAGAGGTGGATATCTTTATGGACTGCCTTTACTCTCACTTCCACAGACATTTTAAGATCCACTTGTCAGCTACAAAACTGGTGAAAGTTTCTACAGCAATTGCCTCAGCACACTGTGATGGGATTATTAAGGTAAGGTTTTAAGTAGCATGTTGTCCTAACTGATGCTGGACAAATGAAGTAGCTATGCCTGTCTAGAAACGCCTTTCTTCTACAAATGAAGGTTTCATGCTTCTTATGGATAACTTCCTACAAGAAGTTGTTAACCCTCAGCTTTTACTGGAGTCAGAGCAGCTATCAATATAGCATTTTACTACTGTATTGCACCAGAAGCTACTAACCCTAATCTTGGGCCAGAAATAGGTGTATTAGCTGTGGTATGAACAGGAAAGTTTCTTTACCCATTGGCCAAAACTTAGGCTTAAAAAGATCCTGAACTTAAtcaaaaaccttaaaaaaataatttattaggTTTCTAGTATTGCAGTTACTAAGACACAGACAGAAGACAAATATAATTAACCTGCTCTATAGAAATAACTGGTGTGTGGGTGAGCTAAGAGAAGGAAGATCTTAAGAGTCAAAAGATCTTACTTAAAACTACTTTACTTGTAACTCTTTTCATAAAGGTGTTGCCTCCCTATAGAGGTATCaataatatgctttaaaacTATGGAGGATTAATCCTTCCTGAAGCTTCTTCAGGAATACAGTATAGCTTTCTAAGTTACAAGAACAGGTTGTGCAAATGCCATTGCTTAAATTTAGTCTTTGATGTgctgactttatttttctggataCAGAGGGAGTATTAGAGGCTACAGCTGGGACCCCACTCATGCACCTCTTTACTGGAGTGTCAATTCATCAGAGGAAAGACAAACTTTGCTCTGAACAAACAATTTCAGCCTTTGTTAGGACAACTGCAAACCACTCAATGTTGTTATACTGACTATTTTTACCTGCAGTAGTGGCTGAAACAACTTTTTATGTCACAAGTAAGTAAACAGAAGAGATACTCAACTGAATAGGCTTTCTGAAGAGAGGTTCTCGTCTTGAAAGTGTTGTGTAAACTTAGTTATGGCTCTACCATAATAGGGATAGAGTTCAAGGCAGACATATTCAGCATGGGAAAAGACAGGTATTCAAATAGTATTGATTCCTTCCTACAGAAGGAGGGAGGTAGCTGAAGGTGCAGAAGTGCTAGGACTCTCTCCTTCCAAAAAACTCGAGTAGGAGCACAGGACAGAAGCAGCATGTTGGCATGGGTGTGTTCTCCATATCCAGGGTCAAAATAGTAACAAAGGTACCTTGCAAACAACAGAGGAGTTGACTAATTGCATGGAACACTTAGCAGTTAGTTTCCAACCATTTAAGGGTATAGAAATCTGGCAACTGTGATTTTTAGTTTGAcatgctgttttttttcttacagtttctACAAAGCCAATACCTAACTGGAGTGCTGATGCTACTGACTGAACTAGCAATCTCTCAGATACAGTGAGAGTGATTTCAGCAAATCTTCATGCTAAAAAGGTTTACTGTTGGAAGATGTATAGTGAGAAACTGATTGGAAACTCAGTCCTGCCAcaccttctttcctttcatgctGGCTGTCCAAAGTTGGACTCTAACTCCTGCACTCAATTCTGTAACTAGCTGTAATTCAACATCATGCACAGCAAAGACAAGCAGATATTTTGCCCTAAAGAAGGGCTACAGAACAATCTTGTAATAGCTTATTAAGCACCTTCTGTTTTATCATAGTCACTCTGTTCATTTATGTGTAGATATCAGCCTGGGCTAGGAGATAAACTTTGCAAATTCTTGCATGTGATTTATTGACTGATATTTCTATTGTTTCAAATAGCAAATTGGCTTTCACTTAGCCTTAGCTAAATTGTAACTACTCTTGGACCAGTCTAAATGCAAAGTCAAGCACACCTGAGAAAGGGTGCATGCTCTGCAACCCCAGGGCAGAAAAATCCAGGTCTCCAACTTCCCTTTTGGCTTGCTAAGGCCAGATGGTAATGGTCATAAAGTGTTCATCAATGTCCTGGCTGGGCCAAGGCAAGAGACTGACAACTGCCTTGTGTGTCCAGCCTGTTGGTCCTCTTGGACAAGTTAATACCTAGGAAACTGAGGTCTGTGTAAAATCTAGATATTTACTATGCTTTGCCTGATGTTTCTCATCTTGGATGTCATCTTGTAGGCAGGAGAGCTCTTTGGGTTGGAGCTCTGGGTGCTGAAATTTTATACTAGATCTCCCCCTTCTACAGCAGGTAGGAGTTCAGAGAGCTAGTGCACAGGGCCTGGCTATAGCTTAAACAAGCAAACTAAGTAGAATAAGCACATGCTAgctaaatgttatttttatattgtaagactaaaaatattttctacattttgCCAATAGAATGACTTGAGTAAAGATCACCTATGCCTGATTAAATATATACTTAGAAATAAGCACTGTACAACTCTAGCTTAACTGACTAAACTAGTTGTTACCTATTAAATAATTCCCTGAGCAGCAAAAGTTAAAGTCTAGTTTCCTATGCAATTATGTATGTAATGATTTTGCACTTGTGTAGCATCTCTAAGGTCTGATGAGTTTGTGCTGTGACCTTCCCCCTAAGCCAGGGACAAAAGTTTTCCCTTCTTTGCCTAACCACATATTTGGCAGCTGCTGCTAAAACCATTCTTcattcttccccacccccagcaaCCTTGAGATCAACCAGCCATGCAAACATGTAACTGCCTAACATGACATAATTGCATACCTAGTTCTTAATTAAAAGTAGATTATTTCCAGAATTAGCCAAAGAAACATGCActtggttttagtttttgtttacTAGTTGAAGTCTGTAAAGTGATCACTCTTAGCCTGTAGAAGCAGCTAAGTAATCTTCTGAAGGTCTTCACAGCTCAGCAGCTATTTAAAcctcttttaattaaaacttttaatCACTTCTGGTGCTTTAGTTTCCTTTATGAAACATCTTAGACAAAGTTTGCTATCTCAATTCAGAGGAACACAGGATAAAGCAGGAGTAGGAGATCTGATATAAATGGCACCTGTATTTGATTTGAAAACAGGACTGTTACACCCATGGCTTATTTGAAATCTAATGCTCAACTCTTTCCAATAAGTTTGTataaataatctttaaaaaactAAATTCCATTtagcctcttttaacctcttTCTTGCCTTAAGAACTTAGACTAATAGCACATGAAACTCTAATGAGTATTTAGAGCTTTTAGGAGTGATGTTTTGCTCTGCGTGTGTGGTATCTACTACAGCCTAGCAGGAAGGCATTGCTAGAATGAAgcactactttttctttttacatgcTTATCTGCAGCTTGGGGTGTAGCCTTCATTGATTACTATAGTTAAATGAACAGAGCTAGAACCAGATAGTGCAGAtactttcttccagaaaaatctGGTTCTGAATGATGGGCTTATGTCAGAGGGTAACACCAAACAGGTGAATTTGAAGCCAGTTTTACTTGGAGTggtatctggaaaaaaaaccaacctactATATATGTCCACACAAACTATACAAAGAAGTTCAGTCTACTGCTTTCACCCAAAGGAACAAACAAAGAACAACATAGAAGAAATTTATTAAGATAGCACTATTTATACAAGTTACTCATGCTagaaaaaagcataaatgaTACATGTAAACATTTGTTTACAGAATACTTGTTTTCCTTGTAAAGGTGCAAATGATCTTCATATGTAAACACAAGAATACCGACCTTTAGGAGAAAGGgggcttttaaaaaagttttaatgacCCATTTATTACTGTAGTGGAATTTTTACTATATTCAAGCACATTAAAATGCTGAGTTACATGAATCAAACTATGAAGAACTTAAAACATCAGCACTGCCTTTTTCATCTCAAGAATTTACAGTCCTCACTCTTAAAATCAGATTTAGTAAGGTCCAAAGTTGTATCAGGTGCAAAAGGTCATTCTTTCATACTGGATAGAAATTACAGTACAAACATATCAGAACCTTTTGAGTGTAgagttcctccttcctctccccccacccctgggtgccTCTGCAGTCACTGAAACATGACAGTTACTCTCAGTGCCAGCAAATAGTCCCTCCCCTCCAAACTCTTTAATGAGCCTCATACCTTTCCCTGCTCTAAACACACACAGGCAAagtgcacaaaaaaaaccaacccacttAAAAGGGGGGGTACCGTCCCATTTTGGTCAGTGTTTTACAACAGGAATTCTAAAGACAGACAAGGAGGAGGGCAGCTAAGATGATGCTGATCTAAGCCTTTTACAAAAGCAGGAGCTGACTGCAGGTCTGCCATTCTAGCCAGAACCTGAGAAGGGTTGATCTAGGCTAGTGATAACTAACAGATGACACCTGCATCCCAGCTTCAGACAAAAACTGACATCTAGCTGGCAACGTGAGAAAAAGGTTTTTATAGGTAAGCAACAACTAGTTTTTTCTGGGTTCACAtacaggggaggggagagacaAAAGCTGAACTTTTGTACCATACGCTGTACAGTAAAAAGGCATCATTTGAAATCCTTTTCACTCTTCACTCTCACCCTTTTTGGGCACTTCATTGGTTCAGGTTGATAGATGAGAGTTCCAGTTCTACTTCCTGCCTCCAGCAAGACTAAAAAGATACTCAGGGCACCCATCCTTATAGCTCTCCTCTACTCTAAGAGACCCTAAAACATACCACAAGGGTTGGAACCACAATAGCTGGCAGGACATAGCCCTGCCCTAACTGC is part of the Phalacrocorax carbo chromosome 6, bPhaCar2.1, whole genome shotgun sequence genome and encodes:
- the CENPL gene encoding centromere protein L isoform X2, whose amino-acid sequence is MESADGAVWTLPSTRRLSRGPLFGRAHGRLGLSPSSRLFQPAPRSLENIDPQRTAFLLRKRWTLYSVTPLYGFSSARLRDYARMLSAFIAAEKQKGLAVEVGVELDIKVAVSSLPDLKGSDQDQAAILVQPLDISYAIHPEDAKALWDTVQKTPGEITQEEVDIFMDCLYSHFHRHFKIHLSATKLVKVSTAIASAHCDGIIKFLQSQYLTGVLMLLTELAISQIQ
- the CENPL gene encoding centromere protein L isoform X1 produces the protein MESADGAVWTLPSTRRLSRGPLFGRAHGRLGLSPSSRLFQPAPRSLENIDPQRTAFLLRKRWTLYSVTPLYGFSSARLRDYARMLSAFIAAEKQKGLAVEVGVELDIKVAVSSLPDLKGSDQDQAAILVQLSSRSPASLKNSEEKLVWSGWFCSVIGDALSQDVPHDFTCLPLFLVNGAESYTSIVGSWFQKTFDCCFRRLAISPLNLSWMAAMWTGCKVDKTASAMELVFSAPCLPQPLDISYAIHPEDAKALWDTVQKTPGEITQEEVDIFMDCLYSHFHRHFKIHLSATKLVKVSTAIASAHCDGIIKFLQSQYLTGVLMLLTELAISQIQ